The DNA sequence TCTGCGTCAGGAACTCCTTGACCCCGGCGGCGCGCCGGTCGCCCAGGCCGATGTTGTACTCGGCCGAACCGCGTTCGTCGCAGTGGCCTTCCAGCGAAATTACTGCCGTCGGGAAGTCGTTCAGAATCGACTTCAACGCATCGGCGTTCCGCTGTAGCGTAGCCCGGCCGTCTTCCCGCACTTCGCTCTTGTCGTAGTCGAAGAAAACGTCCTGAACGTCCCGCGCGATGCGGTCAGACAGCGACGCAGTCTTCGTCGGCTCGGGCGGAGGTGGCGGAGGCGGTGTGGTCACAGTGACAGTCGCCACGGCTATGGCGTCGCCGCCATCGCCCTTGGCCGTCATCCGGTAACTGGTCGTAGCCGAGGGAAACACCTGACGGCTACCCGATCCGGCAACGGTGCCGATCCCGTTGTCGATTGTCACTTCGGTCGCGTTCGATACGTTCCACCGCAAAGTGGACGACTCTCCGCGCACGATTGTGGATGGTTCGGCCGTGAAGCTGCTGACGACGGCAGCCGGACCTTTCTCCACCTTCGGCTGTTCCTTGACGGCCGGAGGGGGAGGGGGAGGCGCAACGGGTTGCTTTTTCTTACAGCCCGCCGCGAGAAGGACAAAAGACAGGGCCAGCATCGTGCCAGCGATGTGACGTTGTTTCATGACGACCGATGAGCCTCCTGTGCTCGAATACTCAAAACAGCTTGGAACTCCATGGTGGCCTACTTGGTCCACACCGGCTTCTCGTTGAATCCCTGCGTGGTGAGCTGTTTCACTTCAGTTCCATCAGCCAACATCGTGAAAATCTGGCTTCCCCCAGCCCGGTTGGACGAAAACACCAAGTGGCGCCCGTCAGGCGCCCACCCCGGATTCTCGTTCCTGCCCTGGCCATGAGTTAGCTGTACGGTCTCCCGGGAGGCCACATCCATGATGAAGATGTTCCAGTTGCCGGGAGCAAAGCCGCGGGTCCAGGCGAACGCAATGGCCTTGCCGTCGGGGTGCCAAGCTGGATTGGAAGCTTCGCCCTCCCCGTTCGTCAGGCGCATCGGATCCGCTCCGTCCATATTCATTCTATATATTTGTTGCAGTCCGCCGCGCCCCGAGACGAAGACCATCTCAGAGCC is a window from the uncultured Paludibaculum sp. genome containing:
- a CDS encoding OmpA family protein, which translates into the protein MKQRHIAGTMLALSFVLLAAGCKKKQPVAPPPPPPAVKEQPKVEKGPAAVVSSFTAEPSTIVRGESSTLRWNVSNATEVTIDNGIGTVAGSGSRQVFPSATTSYRMTAKGDGGDAIAVATVTVTTPPPPPPPEPTKTASLSDRIARDVQDVFFDYDKSEVREDGRATLQRNADALKSILNDFPTAVISLEGHCDERGSAEYNIGLGDRRAAGVKEFLTQMGVPADRVKTVSYGKEKPFCTDSNEDCWQKNRRAHFVGVQ